In Planifilum fimeticola, the DNA window ATCAGGCTAAATATACCTTTGACCAGATTATCGGTAAAGAGGGTGGGTTAAAACAAACAATTCAGATTGCAGAACGGGCGGCGGAAACAGATCTCCCCGTTTTGATTATGGGAGAAAGCGGCACCGGAAAGGAACTTTTTGCTCAAGCGATTCATAACCGAAGCAACCGCCGAAAGAGGCCGTTTATCCCAGTGAATTGCGCAGCGATTCCTCCAGCATTACTTGAAAGTGAGCTGTTTGGATATGAAGAGGGGTCATTTACCCATGCAAAAAAGGGTGGAAAAATTGGCTTGTTTGAATTGGCTAATAACGGAACGATTTTTTTGGATGAAGTGGGAGATATGCCTTTTGAACTGCAAGCTAAACTGTTAAGGGTATTACAGGAACAAAAGATACGGAGAGTAGGGGGGATGGAAGAGAAAGAAATCAATATACGGATAATTGCTGCAACCAACCGCGATTTAGAACAGCTTGTTTTTAAAAAGCTTTTTCGACAAGATTTGTTTTACCGTTTGAATGTCATCCGTATAGAAATACCCCCACTTCGCGAGCGTAAGGAAGACATCCCCAAGCTAATCAAAACGTTTCTGCGTTCTTCCCTTCGGAACATATTGATTGGTGAGGAGGTCATGAAGTTTTTACAATTATATGATTGGCCGGGAAATGTTAGGGAGTTAAAAAATGCAATTGATTATGCCGTTTGCATGGCTGAGGGTGGAGAGATTCAACTTTGTCATCTTCCGAAATGGATATCTGAATTAGAGGTGGAACCAAAACAAACAAATAGGACGTTACGTGAAGTGATTGAAGAAGCGGAGAGGAAACT includes these proteins:
- a CDS encoding sigma-54 interaction domain-containing protein, which encodes MLSTEKVEWWKAIVSSINDGILVIDHEGIVRLINPEYTRITGVREEEIIGKPLHQLRPGAKLPNTLKDGKCRVGVYRKEGNREYVVDMAPIILEGEIIGAVSVCKSLTEVHKLTHELKKKKQKIEQLQRAIDSLYQAKYTFDQIIGKEGGLKQTIQIAERAAETDLPVLIMGESGTGKELFAQAIHNRSNRRKRPFIPVNCAAIPPALLESELFGYEEGSFTHAKKGGKIGLFELANNGTIFLDEVGDMPFELQAKLLRVLQEQKIRRVGGMEEKEINIRIIAATNRDLEQLVFKKLFRQDLFYRLNVIRIEIPPLRERKEDIPKLIKTFLRSSLRNILIGEEVMKFLQLYDWPGNVRELKNAIDYAVCMAEGGEIQLCHLPKWISELEVEPKQTNRTLREVIEEAERKLIRETLNRFGNGIEEKKKAAQALGISLATLYNKIKKYHIDPNEDRF